Genomic window (Bacteroides sp. AN502(2024)):
TGAATTATAGGACAATCTACGGATCCGGAACCCACACATCTATATACATTCAGATCTTCACCAGCCGCTAAAGCCTCTACATTATAATACAATAATGTATTGAATGAAACGTGGTGATTAGTTGAACGCTTAGCTGTCAAAAGCACTACAATACATAAAAATAAAAAGAATACCAATTTTCTCATACTATTTTTTTGTTATAAGATTAATATGAGAACAAAGGTAGTAAACTGACAGAAAGAAGCCATAAAATATGGCTGACCATTTCTGACCGGCAAGAAATTATTATCTAAAGAAAATTGCAATCATCTAAAAAGTGCCATTTCATCGAGATTTAGAGCTATTGAAAGAATCTTATATTATAAAACCAATTGATACCCATCTACACATTTTTTTATTTCAATAGAAGAATCCAACTCTTTTATGTTAGAACGTAAACGTGCTACCGCTTTATAAATCCGGTCGTTACTAACACTTCCATCAGACCATAGCGTCTTACTAATATCACTATTCTTCAACACATATCCTGTTTCTTCCATTCTTAGGAAAAGTTCTAATAACTTACTAGACTGTGGCTGCAAAATCTGTTGTTGCCCCTTAAACTCTATCAAATTCTGATCTGCATGGAATATAAAGTCCTCATGTAGTTTGTAAGAACGTATAGAAGAACTGCCTTTCATTTCTTTTACTATTTTCACAACAGGATGTTTTATAACTTCCTTATCTCTTATAGAAATTATTTTATATTTAATAAACAAGCCAATTTTGTAAATCACATACATACAGACTATGTATATTAATAAACCCAAAATGATTTCCATGTATATTATATTCCATACGGAATAATGAAGATAAGCCATTACTTCTATTTCACAAGCATAACCTATAGAAACAATAGATACCAAATTTGAGCACTTGCGCCATCCACTATAAGAGGTAGATGCCGATGTTACATTACCATACCTGTCTAAAACGGAAACATATAATGCTGTTTCCATTGAAACACCCGCTTCGTTTAAATACTTTTTCCAGATAAGATTCAATGAATCCAACTGAATGGGATGTTCCTTAAAAGCAATGCTATGAAACAAACGAGCATTAGTATCTGTAGTTATATTATTGTAATGTTTTTCCTTATCTAACTTAACCTTATACATACCTATAGAGTCTACAATACTTACTGAATCCGGTAATTCTGCAACTTTCATATTGGCTATATCCGGAAAAGCAATCACTAAAGGACCTGCCACATTCCGACCTTCCACTTCCTGATTAACCGCCCTAATAAAAGTGCTTTTTGCCTTCTGTTTAAGAATAGATAGTTTAGACTCGTAAGCATATTTACAAGTAAAGAAAAGTACAATTCCACCGATGCAGGCAACAATAAACAACAAAATAACATTATAAGTTCTCATTATGTTTCGTTTTATATCCTTTTTCAAGCACAAAGATAGCATTATTAAACTAATAAACGAATAAATCAAACAATAGCTATGCCATAAAAACATTATTATTACAGTTTCAACAGAGAATAGGATACCAACTATGTCTCTCATAATAAGAGATTCTGTTCTATTCTTAAGATTTCTCCTTTTAATATTAAATTAGAAATATAGGTATGATTGGCAACAAGCTTCAAATGCCATACAATGACATTATATTGTCACAACTGTGCCACATCGATGGCACAACTGTGACAAAGTGATGGCACAACTGTGCCACCGCAGTGGCACGATTCTTTAAACCCAAGGATTATCTATTAAGAAGCAGAAGAGAAATCCTCCTGCTACACCATTCTATATGAATAAGCTAAAGCAAGAGGGTTTTGTCTAAAGATGATAAGCTATGGATTAAACCCTTCAAACCATAGCCTACGAAGTATACGTGAAGAACGTGACCTTCGGCCTGTTGCATCAATGGCTTGGCAAAGTATGACAGTGTCTGAGATTCTCTGTGGCAATCCAACTACAAACTTTTTATTTCTTCAATGGATAGACCTGTTACTTGCGAAATGGTATCAAGTGGAACATTCAAAGATTTCATATTATGCGCCATTTCTCTTTTTTCTTCCATACGACCTTCCGCACGACCTTCTGCACGACCTTCCGCACGTTCGGTATATATATTATCGCGTAGAATCACTATGTTATCCAAATGACGATAATAAGCTTTTAATTCCTCTTTAGTCATCTTGTCCAGTTTCAAGCGCTGACGAGCCTCACCTAGGCCGGGAGCTGTAGCACTATCGGGAATATCGCCCGTATTCAAATAACAAATCCACTCTTCCAAAGGACTACGGGCCACTTGATTGAAATCATTGACCTTCAATATATAATATTCGGGATAAAGCTGGCTGACATGAGCGACTCTGAACGTCTGTTTCTGGAAAGGAGTCAACTCCAAAACATCTCCCTGATGGATGCCGCGGAATTCCGTTTTGCCATGATATACAATATCCTTTCCGCTACCTAAGGAGAAATATACAATATTGACACTATATACTTTCCTTACATGATCATATCCCTCACCACGGTTTATGTATTCGGTCACCAATTTAGATGTGCCGAATAACATACGCTGGAAATACGCATACTCATTATTATTTTGAACTTCAATCAAAATAAGCTCACCCTTTGAGTTTTCTGCAAGCATATCCACCCGGTTATACTTGTCAAACTCGTCCTCTTGATTGCTTTCACTTTCCAACAGCCGCTGAATAACGATCTTTTCATTTAGAAGAGTGGTAAGAAAGCCCTCGAGAACTCCAAAATTGGCTTTATTACGCAATAAGCGCTTCATTGCCCAATCGAAACGAATATAATTACTTCCCATAAACTCGTCTCCTTTCTCTTTTTCTTTGTTCATGTTGACAAAGATAAGCAGAATATGTTTGATTTCAACTATATATGATTCTATTTCTTTCTACTAAGAACATCCAAACCTGGCGTATCAATTACCGCACTCCCCAAAATGCCAACTATTGATTATTTCATATATATATTCATCAAAACCGGATTACTATCTTCACGAAGATTATACTTATCGACATCAACATCGCTGTATTTATCTATAAAAGACTGAGCATTAACATAGCTTATATAAAAATCAGAAGAGACTGCCAATATCTTTGTATAAACCCTTATATTTGTATCTAAAAGAGGACAAAACAAATAACCTTTTTTCTCTTCTGATTCGTAT
Coding sequences:
- a CDS encoding NVEALA domain-containing protein — protein: MRKLVFFLFLCIVVLLTAKRSTNHHVSFNTLLYYNVEALAAGEDLNVYRCVGSGSVDCPIIHDKVKYVFGGYSLEE
- a CDS encoding transcriptional regulator, giving the protein MRTYNVILLFIVACIGGIVLFFTCKYAYESKLSILKQKAKSTFIRAVNQEVEGRNVAGPLVIAFPDIANMKVAELPDSVSIVDSIGMYKVKLDKEKHYNNITTDTNARLFHSIAFKEHPIQLDSLNLIWKKYLNEAGVSMETALYVSVLDRYGNVTSASTSYSGWRKCSNLVSIVSIGYACEIEVMAYLHYSVWNIIYMEIILGLLIYIVCMYVIYKIGLFIKYKIISIRDKEVIKHPVVKIVKEMKGSSSIRSYKLHEDFIFHADQNLIEFKGQQQILQPQSSKLLELFLRMEETGYVLKNSDISKTLWSDGSVSNDRIYKAVARLRSNIKELDSSIEIKKCVDGYQLVL
- a CDS encoding Rpn family recombination-promoting nuclease/putative transposase → MNKEKEKGDEFMGSNYIRFDWAMKRLLRNKANFGVLEGFLTTLLNEKIVIQRLLESESNQEDEFDKYNRVDMLAENSKGELILIEVQNNNEYAYFQRMLFGTSKLVTEYINRGEGYDHVRKVYSVNIVYFSLGSGKDIVYHGKTEFRGIHQGDVLELTPFQKQTFRVAHVSQLYPEYYILKVNDFNQVARSPLEEWICYLNTGDIPDSATAPGLGEARQRLKLDKMTKEELKAYYRHLDNIVILRDNIYTERAEGRAEGRAEGRMEEKREMAHNMKSLNVPLDTISQVTGLSIEEIKSL